In one window of Candidatus Binatia bacterium DNA:
- a CDS encoding SDR family oxidoreductase gives MGQRLRNKVAIVTGAGRGIGRGIALLLAEEGAAVVVNDAGVNVDGSGGETTPAERVVEEIRARGGQAVANYDNVADFRAAENIIETAVREFGRIDILVNNAGILRDRMVFNLSEEDWDAVIAVHLKGTFNCTRHAAVRMRQQKSGRIISMSSTSGLYGNSGQANYGAAKDGIAGLTRVVARELGKYGVTVNAIAPAAQTRMIATIPQKAREARAKRGVALPGQQTSELPPLPADPDDVAPFVVYLATDAAANINGQIFFVRGGFVALLNDPAPVRTIIKDGRWTPLEIAQIFPHTLGLDLVNPAPAQPPAETASKPG, from the coding sequence CATTGGTCGCGGGATCGCGCTGTTGTTGGCCGAGGAGGGGGCAGCGGTTGTCGTCAACGACGCTGGTGTGAATGTGGACGGTAGCGGCGGCGAAACCACGCCAGCCGAGCGGGTGGTGGAAGAAATTCGTGCACGTGGCGGCCAAGCCGTGGCGAACTACGATAATGTTGCCGATTTCCGTGCGGCAGAAAACATCATCGAAACGGCGGTACGTGAGTTCGGTCGAATCGACATCCTTGTGAACAACGCGGGCATCCTACGCGATCGCATGGTGTTCAATCTCAGCGAGGAAGACTGGGACGCTGTCATTGCCGTCCATCTGAAGGGAACATTCAACTGCACTCGGCACGCGGCGGTGCGCATGCGCCAGCAGAAGTCCGGGAGGATCATCAGCATGTCCTCGACCTCCGGTCTGTATGGCAATTCCGGTCAAGCAAACTATGGAGCGGCGAAGGACGGGATTGCGGGTTTGACGCGCGTTGTTGCACGCGAACTGGGGAAGTACGGGGTGACGGTGAACGCCATCGCTCCGGCAGCGCAAACCCGAATGATTGCCACGATTCCGCAAAAAGCCCGTGAAGCACGAGCCAAACGTGGCGTGGCCTTGCCTGGCCAGCAAACCAGCGAGCTTCCACCTCTGCCTGCCGATCCCGACGACGTCGCTCCGTTTGTCGTGTACCTGGCCACGGACGCAGCGGCGAATATCAACGGCCAGATTTTCTTCGTCCGTGGCGGCTTCGTGGCTTTGCTCAACGATCCGGCTCCGGTTCGAACCATCATCAAGGACGGCCGCTGGACGCCACTCGAAATTGCTCAAATTTTTCCGCATACGCTCGGTCTGGACTTGGTGAATCCCGCGCCCGCACAGCCACCTGCGGAGACAGCATCGAAGCCAGGTTGA